The following is a genomic window from Amycolatopsis cihanbeyliensis.
CACGATCGTGTCCCCGGAGACATTCCGGAACAAGGGGCTCGTGCGGTCCGGGACGAAACCGTACTGGGCGACGCCGAGTAGCGACGGGCGGCACTGCTTCGTGTCCTGGAGCGGCACCGACAGCGTCTCCGCGCTCTCCTACGAGACCGGCGTGGAGGTCGGCGCAGCCGAGGTCGGCGATCATCCGCAACGCATGCGGCTGGGTCGGATCGCGTTGCCGGAGTGAGCTCGCCGTGTCACACCCGTTCCAGGTCGAGCCTGCCGCGGTTTCGCCTACCGGCGTACGGCGTGCAGGTGCCACACCGGACCGACGATCCGGCCCTGCTCATCCAGCTCGAACTCGTCCGGGTTCGAGCTACCGGGGCCCGCGGGTAGCTGCTCACCGATCTGCGCCAGGGTGTCCTTGGTCATCGCGGTGGAGTAGGAGGTGAGCTGAATGTCCACAATGTCCCAATGTGCGCCGAGGTTCCGGCGCAGGTTCTCCTGGCTGATCGGCTGCGGGAGCGCGATGCCGGCGTGCTGCACATCGGCGAAGCAGAACAGGTGCAGGTCCGCGCCAGGCTTCGCCACCCGGTGCAGCGCGGCCGCGTAGTCCTGCTGCTGTTGCTCGGTCAGGCAGTGATACAGCGCGCTGTCCAGCACGGTGTCGAACCGCTCGCCCTCGAGTTCGTCCAGCCGGGTGGCGTCCGACTGGACGAACCGGATGTCGACCCCGCGCTCGGCCGCGCGCTGCCGGGCCTGCTCGAGCGCGGTGGTCGAGCCGTCGATCGCGGTGACCCGGTGCCCCCGCTCGGCGATGGCGATCGCGTTGTTGCCGAGGCCGCACCCGGCGTCGAGAACGTCGCCGTGGATGCTCCCGTTCCGGACGAGCTCGACT
Proteins encoded in this region:
- a CDS encoding class I SAM-dependent methyltransferase, giving the protein MSNEPAGQPFAVEEVDFEAFYQGKPPIKGQDVSFGVVPWDIGEAQAAVVELVRNGSIHGDVLDAGCGLGNNAIAIAERGHRVTAIDGSTTALEQARQRAAERGVDIRFVQSDATRLDELEGERFDTVLDSALYHCLTEQQQQDYAAALHRVAKPGADLHLFCFADVQHAGIALPQPISQENLRRNLGAHWDIVDIQLTSYSTAMTKDTLAQIGEQLPAGPGSSNPDEFELDEQGRIVGPVWHLHAVRR